One Betaproteobacteria bacterium genomic region harbors:
- a CDS encoding DMT family transporter: MSPSRPSRVLDLFRHPSPYLLLTLTSLFWAANWVVGRAMRNDMPPIAMGFWRWAIALLILLPFAAPELRRKWHVVRANWPTLTTRKS; the protein is encoded by the coding sequence CTGTCCCCGTCACGACCGTCACGGGTTCTCGATCTTTTCCGTCACCCCTCTCCCTACCTCCTCCTCACCCTTACGTCGCTGTTCTGGGCCGCGAACTGGGTGGTGGGGCGGGCGATGCGCAACGACATGCCGCCGATTGCGATGGGGTTCTGGCGCTGGGCCATTGCACTGCTGATCCTGCTGCCATTTGCCGCCCCGGAACTCCGGCGCAAGTGGCATGTGGTGCGTGCCAACTGGCCGACCCTTACGACTAGAAAGTCGTGA
- a CDS encoding class I SAM-dependent methyltransferase translates to MFANRIAKNVKHLKKWAKNAGIECFRIYDRDIPELPFALDLYSDRAHLQEYSKPVMDVRAQRLWLTAMHEAAARTLNIPLERVTLKQRHGQRPDDQYRKLATSAQDFMVREGGHRFIVNLTDHLDTGLFLDHRETRALVGTLAAGRRVLNLFCYTGSFSVYAARNKAASTTSVDLSKTYLDWARRNFELNGLEFGRNRLVQADVVRFLEEERTSKDRYELIVLDPPSFSNSKRMQGVLDVQRDHVALVRGCLSLLAPGGELLFSTNLRSFRLDADALADLSMIEISEQTVPPDFRNRRIHRCWRINSVNP, encoded by the coding sequence ATGTTCGCCAATCGGATCGCGAAAAACGTCAAACACCTTAAGAAATGGGCAAAGAATGCCGGTATCGAATGCTTTCGGATATACGACCGTGATATTCCGGAACTGCCCTTTGCTCTGGATCTTTATTCCGATCGTGCCCATTTGCAGGAATACAGCAAGCCGGTAATGGATGTCCGTGCGCAACGCCTCTGGCTCACGGCCATGCACGAGGCGGCTGCACGGACACTGAATATTCCGCTTGAACGGGTGACGCTGAAGCAACGTCACGGCCAGCGCCCGGATGACCAATACCGGAAGCTTGCCACCAGCGCGCAGGATTTCATGGTACGGGAGGGCGGACATCGCTTCATCGTCAACCTGACCGATCATCTCGATACCGGCTTGTTCCTGGATCATCGCGAGACGCGGGCGTTGGTCGGAACGCTGGCCGCCGGCAGGCGAGTCTTGAACCTGTTCTGCTATACGGGAAGCTTCAGCGTCTACGCTGCCAGGAACAAAGCCGCCTCCACGACCAGCGTCGATCTGTCGAAAACCTATCTCGACTGGGCAAGGCGCAATTTCGAACTCAACGGACTCGAATTCGGGCGCAATCGGCTGGTGCAAGCCGATGTCGTGCGTTTCCTCGAAGAGGAGCGTACGTCGAAGGATCGCTACGAGTTGATCGTGCTCGATCCGCCAAGTTTTTCGAATTCGAAGCGCATGCAGGGTGTGCTCGACGTGCAGCGCGATCACGTCGCGCTGGTTCGTGGTTGCCTTTCCCTGCTGGCACCCGGCGGCGAGTTGCTGTTCTCGACCAACCTGCGCAGTTTCCGCCTGGACGCCGATGCGCTCGCGGACCTCAGCATGATCGAGATATCGGAGCAGACCGTGCCGCCTGATTTCCGCAATCGCAGGATTCATAGATGCTGGCGGATAAATTCCGTGAATCCGTGA